A single Arachidicoccus sp. BS20 DNA region contains:
- the dapA gene encoding 4-hydroxy-tetrahydrodipicolinate synthase, whose product MSLKNILKGTGVAIVTPFKKDFSIDYEALENVINYQIDNGINYIVTLGTTGETPTISVEEQKEIILFTYEKINERVPVVVGIGGNNTQNVIEHLQSYPLDEAVAVLSASPYYSKPSQEGLYQHYKAIASVSPKPILVYNVPARTGKSIDASTVVRLAKEVKNIAGIKEASGDFAQFVKIINNVPEDFLVTSGDDNLIIPQIAIGMQGVISVMGNAYPKEISTVVNLALENKFAEANAAYKDLVEACELMFNENNPAGVKAFMHEKGLLENVLRLPLVALSESNHQKIKNYLKK is encoded by the coding sequence TAAAAATATATTGAAGGGCACAGGTGTTGCCATTGTAACTCCATTTAAAAAAGATTTTTCTATTGATTACGAAGCGTTGGAAAATGTCATTAATTATCAGATTGACAATGGCATCAATTATATCGTAACACTTGGCACAACCGGCGAAACACCCACTATTTCTGTTGAAGAACAAAAAGAAATTATCCTTTTTACTTATGAAAAAATAAATGAGCGCGTGCCGGTTGTTGTAGGCATCGGCGGCAACAATACACAAAATGTAATTGAACATTTACAATCTTATCCTTTGGATGAAGCTGTTGCTGTTTTAAGTGCATCGCCGTATTACAGCAAACCTTCGCAGGAAGGCTTGTATCAGCATTACAAAGCGATAGCATCAGTCTCTCCTAAACCGATATTGGTTTATAATGTTCCGGCAAGAACAGGAAAAAGCATAGATGCTTCGACGGTTGTACGCCTGGCAAAAGAAGTAAAAAATATTGCCGGTATTAAAGAAGCAAGCGGCGATTTTGCACAGTTTGTAAAAATCATCAATAATGTTCCCGAAGATTTTTTGGTAACAAGCGGCGATGATAATTTAATTATCCCACAAATTGCCATTGGTATGCAAGGCGTGATTAGCGTAATGGGCAATGCTTACCCGAAAGAAATATCAACTGTTGTTAATCTTGCTTTGGAAAATAAATTTGCAGAAGCCAATGCTGCATACAAAGATTTAGTTGAAGCCTGTGAACTGATGTTTAACGAAAATAATCCTGCCGGTGTAAAAGCATTTATGCACGAAAAAGGATTATTGGAAAATGTATTACGCTTGCCGCTTGTTGCCCTCAGCGAAAGCAATCATCAAAAAATAAAAAATTATTTAAAGAAATAA